In a genomic window of Penaeus chinensis breed Huanghai No. 1 chromosome 30, ASM1920278v2, whole genome shotgun sequence:
- the LOC125041449 gene encoding transcription termination factor 4, mitochondrial-like: protein MANKLLRTLLRQPISTRGFILSPPFLCDINSHNKPSAGKLKYCSMAEILQNNDIDVKARSSDISRELQDKGINRFSEGQIESIYQLLLDLGIKAKTIDSQLVETPDILNYPAEKWNSICEVFVENGISSYNIFKSIVMYPELLQQRPSRLRDILLQNRAITIGKENVLQLIQRYPVLYLVPPSKIKKRLALLNTMFAPTESRPLIRNNPNILCDDWQDVSDKMMYIHTEMGLEQPQISASQALQKSLMHIKTRHLFLSRAGLYVKPNLLRDKMSHRRNPSLSDIIDTSNRFFANKVAKLSEEEYKVFSEMIREELSSSQSDSDDSEDEEYHTDI, encoded by the exons ATGGCAAATAAACTTCTGAGAACTCTGCTGCGGCAGCCGATTTCAACACGAGGCTTTATTCTTTCACCTCCTTTCTTATGTGATATTAATTCACACAATAAACCATCGGCAGGAAAACTGAAATATTGCTCGATGGCTGAGATTTTACAAAACAATGATATAGATGTAAAAGCAAGGAGCTCTGACATATCCAGAGAGTTACAGGATAAGGGTATCAACAGGTTTTCAGAAGGACAGATTGAATCTATATACCAACTGCTTTTAGATTTAGGCATCAAAGCAAAAACAATTGACAGTCAGCTGGTAGAAACACCTGACATCCTGAACTACCCAGCAGAGAAATGGAACAGTATATGTGAAGTTTTTGTAGAAAATGGAATATCAAGCTATAACATCTTTAAAAGTATTGTAATGTACCCAGAGCTACTACAACAACGGCCATCAAGGCTTAGGGATATTCTCCTGCAAAATAGAGCAATAACTATTGGGAAAGAAAATGTCCTGCAACTCATTCAGAG gtaTCCAGTCCTCTATTTAGTACCTCCAAGCAAAATCAAGAAGCGACTTGCACTCTTAAATACCATGTTTGCCCCAACAGAATCAAGGCCATTGATTAGAAATAACCCAAACATTCTTTGTGATGATTGGCAAGATGTTTCAGACAAGATGATGTACATTCACACA GAAATGGGGCTAGAGCAGCCACAGATCTCTGCTAGTCAGGCCTTACAGAAGTCTCTTATGCACATCAAAACTCGACATTTGTTCCTAAGCAGGGCAGGTCTCTATGTGAAACCCAACTTGCTGCGAGATAAAATGAGCCACAGGAGAAACCCATCCTTGTCAGATATCATTGATACTTCAAACAGATTTTTTGCAAATAA AGTTGCCAAATTATCTGAGGAAGAATATAAAGTTTTTAGTGAGATGATAAGAGAAGAATTAAGTTCATCGCAAAGTGACTCTGATGACAGCGAGGATGAAGAatatcacacagatatataa